Genomic segment of Nothobranchius furzeri strain GRZ-AD chromosome 12, NfurGRZ-RIMD1, whole genome shotgun sequence:
ttctctctccttttaacttctccgtgtccctaaataaaagagacagacgatcacgctgcagccgccgtcattgaccccgccccctccccaacaccggatctcccgacatcacagcactcggtctgattgagcgcttccaggagaaataataattaaatgacGAAAATAATTACgcatgtttggagcatcggtttggaggagcgtcctcccatcctctctctctctctctctctcagtcgttgatcgagcgagcggagcgcgccgcacgacaacccgctcaattaacttaattcacggcccaaatccaacagaaccggtcgggctgattcggttccggtttggtctcaggttacaactctagcgctcagccctacagtaccacataaaggcggaggtaaatgtggaggacgctcactctgacagagttggatgctgcgctggtgccgcggttaaaaaaacaaaactacattccactctaatcgattatggcgtactcttctacgatgcagagtcgtttatgtccgcatccccatGCAtccattatttgattattttcctcagctctacttacgacgtgttaaaccagcttttctcagaatgaaCCAATTCTCCGTGGCAGTCAAAACATTATGAATGAACATAGAAAACAGGTCAGCTGCTTTGAGCTGCCTTTATTCaacaaaaacaacataaatgtgGTTTTGAATTCTAGGACCTCTTCAACAGACGAGCTCTTTGTATATTTTTCCTAGGGTGTAGCATTAAATTACATCCAATCAGAATTGCGTTGCACTCACTTAAAACCTGACCTTCCTCAACATAATACCAGAGTTCTCATTTTTTCATTTGCTCAGCTGTACTGAAGCTTTTGTCAGGTCTTTATTTTCTTCTCATCATCTCAGCCAGTCCTGGAGATCTCGTGCTCCGCTTCTGTTTGGATACTGCAGCGTCTGTGTGCCGTGGGTTATGCTGCATCCCGCAGCTCCACTCCCAGCCAGAGCTTTTTATAGGAGCCAAATCCCAGCCGTCTCCCCCGTGTCCCTCTGCTCAAATTATAGCTGTGGTTGCTGTTTTTATAATTGCCTTTTTCCTTTTGTAAGAGGACTTTTTTCTTATTTGCTGCTCATCCCTGAAAGACAGGCCCCCCTTATGAAATTTAAGTCTGTTGTGGTAAAACCCCCCACCCTCTTCTCTCATTGATGAAGGGAGATCTTTTTACTGGAGCTCAGACATGACACGACCGCTGTTCGCATCAACTGAAAGCGCGCTGCCGTCGTCTTTTATGCTAAACAGcacggatgtgtatttttgaaattctggcgatacgatacatatcacgatacaggggagatgatacgatatatcacgatatattgcgatacattcagtcagacattacaagcaattttttttactgaatttattgtaagaatgttcaataaacagtccaaactgatacgtaacatgtttaacatgaggtatctgaaccatgatggagggatttacatttcagtggtggaaacaaaacccgctgcacactgctaccaactagcgggtggcgattgaattgcgcaaaatgaaaagaaaatacacaaatatttgcatgtcaattctttcaggaattagatacatggcttttgaatatcgatgtaataatcgcaggaaaaaatatcacgatatattgccgtatcgatatttccgatacacggcttttgaatatcgatataatattgctggggaaaatatcacaatatattgccatatcgatattttcttacatccctactaaaCAGTGAATTAGCACCAAGAATAAACATTTTCTGACCATTTTTCTTCCGAATTCTCTCCCAAGCTGTCTGGAGCTACGGAGATGTCGACCATGGTGTACCCGCGGGAGGAGAAGCTGGAGAAGCTTTCTCAGGAGGAGATCATCTCCAACACCAAGCTGGTGATCCAAGGCCTTGAGGCCCTGAAGAATGAGCACAACTCAATCCTCCACAGCCTGCTGGAGACTATCAAGTGCCTGAAGAAGGATGAAGAGGCCAACCTAGTCCACGAAAAGTCTAACTTGCTCCGCAAGTCTGTGGAGATGATTGAACTGGGTCTGGGTGAAGCGCAGGTGAGCTAAACGCTGATCTGAACTAAAGATGATACTGAGCTTCTGTGGTGATCCTGATTCATTCAGATCTAATTTGTGCTGCTCTGTTTCGTTGCTCCGACCTCTTAGTCCTGCTAAATGCCGCCACCCTGCTCTGCTGCTCTCTGTTCCAGGTGATGATGGCCCTGTCCAACCACCTGAACGCTGTAGAGTCTGAGAAGCAGAAGCTGCGCGCGCAGGTGAGGAGGCTCTGCCAGGAAAACCAGTGGCTGCGCGACGAGCTAGCCAACACCCAGCAGAAGCTGCAGAAGAGCGAGCAGAACGTGGcgcagctggaggaggagaagaagcacCTGGAGTTCATGAACCAGCTCAAAAAGTACGACGAAGATGTCTCGCCCACTGTAAGTGGACCCTTGCCTCACATCAAGTTATTTTAGCGCTGAGGTCTTTTATTTCCTTGTGTCCTGTGTGTAGAAAGTGTCATCTTTCTAGGAATGAGCTGCTGTTGTGAGGCCCACGTTGATGATGCTGTGGTTATATCTGAACTACTCTCCGTCGTTCTTGGTGTCGAGTCTGCATCACGGGTTTGTGTTGTTTAATCAGCAGGAGGAGAAAGACAAAGAAACACCCAAGGACAACTTGGATGACCTCTTCCCCAACGACGAAGAGGACCAGGGTCAAGGAAGTGAGGATTCGAGCCAAATGCTTGAACGttgaatttaaaatgatcaagtgtTTTGGGACTTTGTTACAGAAGCTGCAGTTGGGTTCTCATGCTTGGTCGTTTGGAAACAAACATCGGACCTTTTTAtttgtgctgctgttgttttccacAGTGCAGCACCAACACAACAGTGCGGCTGTGGCTGCGGCCCAGCAGGGCGGCTATGAGATCCCAGCCCGCCTGAGAACCCTGCACAACCTGGTGATCCAGTACGCCTCCCAGGGCCGCTACGAGGTGGCAGTGCCCCTCTGTAAACAAGCTCTGGAGGACTTGGAGAAGACCTCTGGACACGACCATCCTGACGTCGCCACCATGCTGAACATCCTGGCCTTAGTCTACAGGTCTGAATAAAAAGCTGCAGCTGCTTTTTAAGTGTTTTTTAATCCGCTCTTGTCTCATTATCTTCTGCTCTACTGTTACAGGGATCAAAACAAATACAAAGAGGCAGCTCATCTGCTCAACGATGCCCTATCCATCCGCGAAAAGACCCTGGGCAAAGACCATCCAGCTGTAAGGCTCCAGCGTTACCCTAACTGCCTCACGTACACATGAACACCTCCATCAGCACCAGCCCTGCAGTCGCTTTACTCTCCTTCTCACTTGTTATTGATTCTTTCCCCTCCCTCTCTCTGTGAAGAATGGATTTTTATTTGGGGAGGTAATCACTCACGACTGATCAGAGTGTGCTCTGAAATCTGATCTAACCTGAGCTACAAAATCCTGACGTGGCCTAAAAATGCCTTCGTGAGATGATCGTAGAACGCCCCTGAGCTTTGCAGTGTACTTCCTGTTGTAGCTAAATCCTGTTTCTGTCCAGGTCGCTGCAACACTCAACAACCTGGCTGTGCTTTACGGGAAGAGAGGGAAGTACAAGGAAGCCGAGCCTCTGTGCAAGAGGGCTCTGGAGATCCGAGAAAAGGTAGGACACGCCCCTCACCTCCTACCTGCAGTAGCGTTGAGCATTCAGCTCGCTGTTGCAAAGAAGCCACTGTAGCATCACCTGCTAAAAGTAAGAAAAAGAGCTAATTCTTTTCCTAGAATGTGTTGGAAATGTCCACTAGGGTGTTCCCTTGATGGGAGGGAAATAAGAGGTACCCATTGGGGGAGGGGAGCAAACTGACAAACCTCTGAACTCAGCAGGCTACAAACTCTTAGCCTGAGAGCTCGGTTATGAACGCTATTGATCCGCCAGCCTTTATTAGATCTCCTCTGAGAAGGAAGCGGCTATCCTGAGTAGAGGTGGCAGGTCTGCCGAAGGGCGAAGGAGCAGAACGAAGGGTTGAAGACATTTGTTTCTGGATGATCACCAGGTTCTCGGGAAGGACCACCCAGATGTAGCGAAACAGCTGAACAACCTGGCTCTCCTGTGCCAGAATCAGGGCAAATACGAGGAGGTGGAGTATTACTACTGCCGTGCTCTGGAGATCTACGAGTGCAGACTGGGCCCAGATGATCCCAACGTGGCCAAAACCAAGAACAATCTGGTAAGAAAGAAGCCAAAACTACCTGTACTGCACCCAAAAGCTCCTGATCAAACATCTCCACGGAGTTGGCTTTGCAGCAACATCAGTGGGCTGTAAACTGGTTTTATTATAAATGGAAATGGTTTGTTTTGGCGTTTAGTCTCTGCGGGCGTGTTTTTCTGCAGAGGTCCTGCTCTGCCCAGCTAGTTGTTTCAGCGGAGTTGTCCCTGAGCCGTTTTCTTCAGCAGGATTCAAAAAACCAAAAGTTCCTGTTTTCCTTCTGATGGAGGAGCTCGGTGCACTCCTCAACGAGTCACATTTAAAGGTCTCGTTCAGTGGAAAACTTTGCGGTAGGTGTTCTTTTAGAACGTGCTCTTCAACCCCTATCGCCTGCCTTAGCCGCAGAAAGGAGACTGATGGGGAAAACAGTCGGGACAGGAAAAGCCAGCGTCTCCCGATTACACCCAGTGTCCCACAAAACAAAGACACGT
This window contains:
- the klc1b gene encoding kinesin light chain 1b isoform X1 — encoded protein: MLSGATEMSTMVYPREEKLEKLSQEEIISNTKLVIQGLEALKNEHNSILHSLLETIKCLKKDEEANLVHEKSNLLRKSVEMIELGLGEAQVMMALSNHLNAVESEKQKLRAQVRRLCQENQWLRDELANTQQKLQKSEQNVAQLEEEKKHLEFMNQLKKYDEDVSPTQEEKDKETPKDNLDDLFPNDEEDQGQGMQHQHNSAAVAAAQQGGYEIPARLRTLHNLVIQYASQGRYEVAVPLCKQALEDLEKTSGHDHPDVATMLNILALVYRDQNKYKEAAHLLNDALSIREKTLGKDHPAVAATLNNLAVLYGKRGKYKEAEPLCKRALEIREKVLGKDHPDVAKQLNNLALLCQNQGKYEEVEYYYCRALEIYECRLGPDDPNVAKTKNNLASCFLKQGKYKEAEILYKEILTRAHEKEFGSVDAENKPIWMHAEEREEMSKGKHRDNTPYGEYGGWYKACKVNSPTVNTTLRNLGALYRRQGKLEAAETLEECAARSRKQGIDPIHQTRVVEILKDTEGDRRRSRDSLTSVKYESGSETGEEVSMGVEWNGDGSGALQRSGSLGKLRDVLRRSSELLVKKLQGNGPPEPRSTNMKRAASLNYLNKTSDDSFQTRGGSNFRESRGLSSSTVDLYTGN
- the klc1b gene encoding kinesin light chain 1b isoform X3; translation: MSTMVYPREEKLEKLSQEEIISNTKLVIQGLEALKNEHNSILHSLLETIKCLKKDEEANLVHEKSNLLRKSVEMIELGLGEAQVMMALSNHLNAVESEKQKLRAQVRRLCQENQWLRDELANTQQKLQKSEQNVAQLEEEKKHLEFMNQLKKYDEDVSPTQEEKDKETPKDNLDDLFPNDEEDQGQGMQHQHNSAAVAAAQQGGYEIPARLRTLHNLVIQYASQGRYEVAVPLCKQALEDLEKTSGHDHPDVATMLNILALVYRDQNKYKEAAHLLNDALSIREKTLGKDHPAVAATLNNLAVLYGKRGKYKEAEPLCKRALEIREKVLGKDHPDVAKQLNNLALLCQNQGKYEEVEYYYCRALEIYECRLGPDDPNVAKTKNNLASCFLKQGKYKEAEILYKEILTRAHEKEFGSVDAENKPIWMHAEEREEMSKGKHRDNTPYGEYGGWYKACKVNSPTVNTTLRNLGALYRRQGKLEAAETLEECAARSRKQGIDPIHQTRVVEILKDTEGDRRRSRDSLTSVKYESGSETGEEVSMGVEWNGDGSGALQRSGSLGKLRDVLRRSSELLVKKLQGNGPPEPRSTNMKRAASLNYLNKTSDDSFQTRGGSNFRESRGLSSSTVDLYTGN
- the klc1b gene encoding kinesin light chain 1b isoform X4 is translated as MLSGATEMSTMVYPREEKLEKLSQEEIISNTKLVIQGLEALKNEHNSILHSLLETIKCLKKDEEANLVHEKSNLLRKSVEMIELGLGEAQVMMALSNHLNAVESEKQKLRAQVRRLCQENQWLRDELANTQQKLQKSEQNVAQLEEEKKHLEFMNQLKKYDEDVSPTQEEKDKETPKDNLDDLFPNDEEDQGQGMQHQHNSAAVAAAQQGGYEIPARLRTLHNLVIQYASQGRYEVAVPLCKQALEDLEKTSGHDHPDVATMLNILALVYRDQNKYKEAAHLLNDALSIREKTLGKDHPAVAATLNNLAVLYGKRGKYKEAEPLCKRALEIREKVLGKDHPDVAKQLNNLALLCQNQGKYEEVEYYYCRALEIYECRLGPDDPNVAKTKNNLASCFLKQGKYKEAEILYKEILTRAHEKEFGSVDAENKPIWMHAEEREEMSKGKHRDNTPYGEYGGWYKACKVNSPTVNTTLRNLGALYRRQGKLEAAETLEECAARSRKQGIDPIHQTRVVEILKDTEGDRRRSRDSLTSVKYESGSETGEEDGSGALQRSGSLGKLRDVLRRSSELLVKKLQGNGPPEPRSTNMKRAASLNYLNKTSDDSFQTRGGSNFRESRGLSSSTVDLYTGN
- the klc1b gene encoding kinesin light chain 1b isoform X2, giving the protein MLSGATEMSTMVYPREEKLEKLSQEEIISNTKLVIQGLEALKNEHNSILHSLLETIKCLKKDEEANLVHEKSNLLRKSVEMIELGLGEAQVMMALSNHLNAVESEKQKLRAQVRRLCQENQWLRDELANTQQKLQKSEQNVAQLEEEKKHLEFMNQLKKYDEDVSPTEEKDKETPKDNLDDLFPNDEEDQGQGMQHQHNSAAVAAAQQGGYEIPARLRTLHNLVIQYASQGRYEVAVPLCKQALEDLEKTSGHDHPDVATMLNILALVYRDQNKYKEAAHLLNDALSIREKTLGKDHPAVAATLNNLAVLYGKRGKYKEAEPLCKRALEIREKVLGKDHPDVAKQLNNLALLCQNQGKYEEVEYYYCRALEIYECRLGPDDPNVAKTKNNLASCFLKQGKYKEAEILYKEILTRAHEKEFGSVDAENKPIWMHAEEREEMSKGKHRDNTPYGEYGGWYKACKVNSPTVNTTLRNLGALYRRQGKLEAAETLEECAARSRKQGIDPIHQTRVVEILKDTEGDRRRSRDSLTSVKYESGSETGEEVSMGVEWNGDGSGALQRSGSLGKLRDVLRRSSELLVKKLQGNGPPEPRSTNMKRAASLNYLNKTSDDSFQTRGGSNFRESRGLSSSTVDLYTGN
- the klc1b gene encoding kinesin light chain 1b isoform X7, producing the protein MLSGATEMSTMVYPREEKLEKLSQEEIISNTKLVIQGLEALKNEHNSILHSLLETIKCLKKDEEANLVHEKSNLLRKSVEMIELGLGEAQVMMALSNHLNAVESEKQKLRAQVRRLCQENQWLRDELANTQQKLQKSEQNVAQLEEEKKHLEFMNQLKKYDEDVSPTQEEKDKETPKDNLDDLFPNDEEDQGQGMQHQHNSAAVAAAQQGGYEIPARLRTLHNLVIQYASQGRYEVAVPLCKQALEDLEKTSGHDHPDVATMLNILALVYRDQNKYKEAAHLLNDALSIREKTLGKDHPAVAATLNNLAVLYGKRGKYKEAEPLCKRALEIREKVLGKDHPDVAKQLNNLALLCQNQGKYEEVEYYYCRALEIYECRLGPDDPNVAKTKNNLASCFLKQGKYKEAEILYKEILTRAHEKEFGSVDAENKPIWMHAEEREEMSKGKHRDNTPYGEYGGWYKACKVNSPTVNTTLRNLGALYRRQGKLEAAETLEECAARSRKQGIDPIHQTRVVEILKDTEGDRRRSRDSLTSVKYESGSETGEEA
- the klc1b gene encoding kinesin light chain 1b isoform X5; protein product: MLSGATEMSTMVYPREEKLEKLSQEEIISNTKLVIQGLEALKNEHNSILHSLLETIKCLKKDEEANLVHEKSNLLRKSVEMIELGLGEAQVMMALSNHLNAVESEKQKLRAQVRRLCQENQWLRDELANTQQKLQKSEQNVAQLEEEKKHLEFMNQLKKYDEDVSPTEEKDKETPKDNLDDLFPNDEEDQGQGMQHQHNSAAVAAAQQGGYEIPARLRTLHNLVIQYASQGRYEVAVPLCKQALEDLEKTSGHDHPDVATMLNILALVYRDQNKYKEAAHLLNDALSIREKTLGKDHPAVAATLNNLAVLYGKRGKYKEAEPLCKRALEIREKVLGKDHPDVAKQLNNLALLCQNQGKYEEVEYYYCRALEIYECRLGPDDPNVAKTKNNLASCFLKQGKYKEAEILYKEILTRAHEKEFGSVDAENKPIWMHAEEREEMSKGKHRDNTPYGEYGGWYKACKVNSPTVNTTLRNLGALYRRQGKLEAAETLEECAARSRKQGIDPIHQTRVVEILKDTEGDRRRSRDSLTSVKYESGSETGEEDGSGALQRSGSLGKLRDVLRRSSELLVKKLQGNGPPEPRSTNMKRAASLNYLNKTSDDSFQTRGGSNFRESRGLSSSTVDLYTGN
- the klc1b gene encoding kinesin light chain 1b isoform X6, whose protein sequence is MLSGATEMSTMVYPREEKLEKLSQEEIISNTKLVIQGLEALKNEHNSILHSLLETIKCLKKDEEANLVHEKSNLLRKSVEMIELGLGEAQVMMALSNHLNAVESEKQKLRAQVRRLCQENQWLRDELANTQQKLQKSEQNVAQLEEEKKHLEFMNQLKKYDEDVSPTQEEKDKETPKDNLDDLFPNDEEDQGQGMQHQHNSAAVAAAQQGGYEIPARLRTLHNLVIQYASQGRYEVAVPLCKQALEDLEKTSGHDHPDVATMLNILALVYRDQNKYKEAAHLLNDALSIREKTLGKDHPAVAATLNNLAVLYGKRGKYKEAEPLCKRALEIREKVLGKDHPDVAKQLNNLALLCQNQGKYEEVEYYYCRALEIYECRLGPDDPNVAKTKNNLASCFLKQGKYKEAEILYKEILTRAHEKEFGSVDAENKPIWMHAEEREEMSKGKHRDNTPYGEYGGWYKACKVNSPTVNTTLRNLGALYRRQGKLEAAETLEECAARSRKQGIDPIHQTRVVEILKDTEGDRRRSRDSLTSVKYESGSETGEEVSMGVEWNGA